One Festucalex cinctus isolate MCC-2025b chromosome 1, RoL_Fcin_1.0, whole genome shotgun sequence genomic region harbors:
- the LOC144007393 gene encoding uncharacterized protein LOC144007393 isoform X1 produces MCVRADCQGFALSNCFQNLVMAPAIATFSQGLWAAAEEMFQRASSRAKGTDVAEKYLRPDQQDMKPPNVKKEEEHPHIEEEEKPVRVKEEEVEDDVTKSPLTFVPLKSEDEDEHGEAELPSSSSTRQHMTTEDVGEKYLRPDEQELKSPHVKEEEEEEEHPYFKEEKKPLCVKKEEVEDNVTKSPMTFAPLKSEDEVKGESEEGRGAEPPNSISTPQNMTPESDAYHWGSSRAKSDDTRSVSSHDDDDYDDDFDYDDDDDDDDDDDDDLDGNGEHSDGERSCHTDNKSWECSHCGKTMSSKGGLNIHLRRHTGENTFVCTRCCKRFSQRSDLKTRTRTHTGEKPFACTYCGKRFSQQSILTRHTRTHTGEKPFACTNCAKRFTQKSHLTAHARRHTGQKHFSCSCGKSFLYKGYLKRHIRSHTGEKPYSCTDCGRSFSYMSNLRKHTRTHELL; encoded by the exons ATGTGTGTTCGTGCTGATTGCCAGGGCTTTGCTCTCAGCAACTGCTTTCAGAACCTGGTCATGGCGCCAGCGATAGCAACCTTCAGCCAGGGACTTTGGGCAGCTGCTGAGGAGATGTTCCAAAGAGCCTCCTCCAGAGCAAAGGGGACAG acgtcgctgagaaatatcttcgtcctgaccaacaggacatgaagcctccgaatgttaaaaaggaggaagaacatcctcacatcgaagaggaagaaaagcccgttcgtgtcaaagaggaggaggttgaggacgaTGTCACCAAGTCGCCACTGACCTTcgtccctttaaagagtgaagatgaagacgaGCATGGGGAGGCGGAgcttccaagcagcagctcaactcGTCAACACATGACGACAGAAG acgttggtgaaaaatatcttcgtcctgacgaaCAGGAACTGAAGTCTCCTCatgtgaaagaggaggaggaggaggaagagcatccttattttaaagaagaaaaaaagccccTTTGCGTCAAAaaagaggaggttgaggataacgtcaccaagtcaccaatgaccttcgcccctttaaagagtgaagatgaagtcaagggtgagagtgaggagggcagaggggcggagcctccaaacagcatctcaactcctcaaaacatgactccagaaagtgatgcataCCATTGGGGATCATCAcgagcaaaaagtgatgacacaaggtccgtttcttctcatgatgatgatgattatgatgatgattttgattatgacgacgatgatgatgatgatgatgatgatgatgatgatctggATGGTAATGGTGAACACTCTGATGGTGAgaggtcgtgtcacactgacaacaaatcctgggaatgttctcactgtgggaaaacaatgAGTTCAAAAGGAGGTTTGAAcattcacttgagaagacacactggagaaaacacTTTTGTTTGTACACGCTGTTGCAAAAGGTTTTCTCAGCggtcagatttaaaaacacgcacaagaacgcacactggggaaaaacccttTGCTTGCACATACTGTGGAAAAAGGTTTTCTCAGCAGTCAattttaacaagacatacaagaacgcacactggggaaaaaccttttgcttgtACAAACTGTGCCAAAAGGTTCAcgcagaagtcacatttaacagcacatgcaagaagacacactggccaGAAACATTTTTCTTGCTCATGTGGAAAAAGTTTCCTTTACAAAGGATATTTAAAAAGACACATAAGAAgccacacgggagagaaaccgtattcctgcacagattgtggaagaagtttctcttacatgtcaaatttacgaaaacacacaagaacacatgagCTGCTTTGA
- the LOC144007393 gene encoding uncharacterized protein LOC144007393 isoform X2: MSARTTPKDEEELFGVKEENEQHFQPLDDVCQQPRIVLHAADVAEKYLRPDQQDMKPPNVKKEEEHPHIEEEEKPVRVKEEEVEDDVTKSPLTFVPLKSEDEDEHGEAELPSSSSTRQHMTTEDVGEKYLRPDEQELKSPHVKEEEEEEEHPYFKEEKKPLCVKKEEVEDNVTKSPMTFAPLKSEDEVKGESEEGRGAEPPNSISTPQNMTPESDAYHWGSSRAKSDDTRSVSSHDDDDYDDDFDYDDDDDDDDDDDDDLDGNGEHSDGERSCHTDNKSWECSHCGKTMSSKGGLNIHLRRHTGENTFVCTRCCKRFSQRSDLKTRTRTHTGEKPFACTYCGKRFSQQSILTRHTRTHTGEKPFACTNCAKRFTQKSHLTAHARRHTGQKHFSCSCGKSFLYKGYLKRHIRSHTGEKPYSCTDCGRSFSYMSNLRKHTRTHELL, encoded by the exons atgtcggcgagaacgacaccaaaggacgaggaggaactctttggagtcaaagaagagaacgagcaacattttcaaccgctggacgatgtttgccagcagcctcgaattgtgctacacgcagcag acgtcgctgagaaatatcttcgtcctgaccaacaggacatgaagcctccgaatgttaaaaaggaggaagaacatcctcacatcgaagaggaagaaaagcccgttcgtgtcaaagaggaggaggttgaggacgaTGTCACCAAGTCGCCACTGACCTTcgtccctttaaagagtgaagatgaagacgaGCATGGGGAGGCGGAgcttccaagcagcagctcaactcGTCAACACATGACGACAGAAG acgttggtgaaaaatatcttcgtcctgacgaaCAGGAACTGAAGTCTCCTCatgtgaaagaggaggaggaggaggaagagcatccttattttaaagaagaaaaaaagccccTTTGCGTCAAAaaagaggaggttgaggataacgtcaccaagtcaccaatgaccttcgcccctttaaagagtgaagatgaagtcaagggtgagagtgaggagggcagaggggcggagcctccaaacagcatctcaactcctcaaaacatgactccagaaagtgatgcataCCATTGGGGATCATCAcgagcaaaaagtgatgacacaaggtccgtttcttctcatgatgatgatgattatgatgatgattttgattatgacgacgatgatgatgatgatgatgatgatgatgatgatctggATGGTAATGGTGAACACTCTGATGGTGAgaggtcgtgtcacactgacaacaaatcctgggaatgttctcactgtgggaaaacaatgAGTTCAAAAGGAGGTTTGAAcattcacttgagaagacacactggagaaaacacTTTTGTTTGTACACGCTGTTGCAAAAGGTTTTCTCAGCggtcagatttaaaaacacgcacaagaacgcacactggggaaaaacccttTGCTTGCACATACTGTGGAAAAAGGTTTTCTCAGCAGTCAattttaacaagacatacaagaacgcacactggggaaaaaccttttgcttgtACAAACTGTGCCAAAAGGTTCAcgcagaagtcacatttaacagcacatgcaagaagacacactggccaGAAACATTTTTCTTGCTCATGTGGAAAAAGTTTCCTTTACAAAGGATATTTAAAAAGACACATAAGAAgccacacgggagagaaaccgtattcctgcacagattgtggaagaagtttctcttacatgtcaaatttacgaaaacacacaagaacacatgagCTGCTTTGA